The following DNA comes from Bacteroidetes bacterium SB0662_bin_6.
AAATAAGACGGTTTAAACATTTCGACTGCATATCGTTGTACATCCGGTTTTTACTTGTTTTCCGCGCACAATATCAAGGATTATTTCGCAATAAATCCACTACAATTACATTTTTAGGAGTTTTTGAAAACTTCACTTTCAATCGTTAAAATCTGCTCTCTTTATGCTAATAGAGTGGCGCACACCGGCGCCAACCCGGTCGTTTTTCTTATTATGAAGAGCTTCTATGCCCCATGATCCAGCTCCACGACATATCGCTCCGCTTCGGCGATCAGGTGCTTTTTGACCGGTTGTCGTGGGGCATTCCTCCCGGAGAGCGGATCGGCCTGATCGGGAAGAACGGGGCGGGAAAGACCACGATGCTCCGGCTCATCGAGGGGCATATCGAGCCGGACGAAGGGCGGCTTGCCATTGGCGCGAGCACATCTATCGGATATCTTGAACAGGATGTGCAGACCCTCGATTCCGAGGCGTCCATCCTCGACGAGGCGCTGAAGGGGTTTGCGAACCTTCGGGAGCTTCAGGTCGAGGAGGCGCGGCTTGTCGCTGAACTGGATGCATTGCACGAACAAGAGGCCGCGGATTACGCCGATAAACTTCACGCGCTGGACCGCGTCCATGCGGCGCTGGCTATGCACGAGGCGCATCTGGCCCGCCCGCGGGCGGAAGTCGTTCTTGCCGGTCTCGGGTTTGCCGCCGACGATTTGGAACGCCCCGTAAAGTCCTTCTCCGGCGGATGGCGCATGCGGGCCATGCTGGCCCGACTGCTGCTCCGGCAGCCGGACTACCTGCTTCTCGACGAGCCGACCAACCACCTCGACATCGAAAGCATCGACTGGCTGGAGAATCACCTGAAAAGTTACGAGGGGACCGTGGTCATTGTCTCCCACGACCGCTATTTCCTGGATCGGATGGTAACCTCCATTGCCGAACTTACGCACGGGCGCATCCATTCCTACGCCGGGAACTACAGTTTTTACCTTCAGGAACGCATCCAGCGGCGCGCCCTGCAACAAGCTGCTCACGAGAACCAGCAACGGGAAATCGCCGCCACCGAACGGTTCATCGAACGATTCCGGTACAAGGCGTCCAAGGCGAAGCAGGTGCAGAGCCGCGTGAAAATGCTCGAACGTCTGGAGCGCATTCCTCCTGCTCCGTCGGAAGAAGCGGCCGTACGCATCCGTTTTCCGGAGCCTCCAAGGTCCGGGCGGGTTGTTCTCGAACTGGGTACATTTTCCAAAACCTACCATACCGACGACGGCGACATCCGCGTTTTCAGGGACGCCGGGCCGCTCACGGTCGAACGCGGGGACAAGATCGCGCTGATTGGGAAAAACGGGGCGGGCAAGTCCACGCTGGCCCGCATCCTCGACGGGACCGAGCCGTTCGAGGGCGAACGCGCTCCGGGTTACCGCGTGGAGCACGCCTTTTTTGCGCAGCATCAGGCCGATATGCTGGAGCCTGCGGACACGGTGCTCGCATCTCTGCGCCAT
Coding sequences within:
- a CDS encoding ABC-F family ATP-binding cassette domain-containing protein; the protein is MIQLHDISLRFGDQVLFDRLSWGIPPGERIGLIGKNGAGKTTMLRLIEGHIEPDEGRLAIGASTSIGYLEQDVQTLDSEASILDEALKGFANLRELQVEEARLVAELDALHEQEAADYADKLHALDRVHAALAMHEAHLARPRAEVVLAGLGFAADDLERPVKSFSGGWRMRAMLARLLLRQPDYLLLDEPTNHLDIESIDWLENHLKSYEGTVVIVSHDRYFLDRMVTSIAELTHGRIHSYAGNYSFYLQERIQRRALQQAAHENQQREIAATERFIERFRYKASKAKQVQSRVKMLERLERIPPAPSEEAAVRIRFPEPPRSGRVVLELGTFSKTYHTDDGDIRVFRDAGPLTVERGDKIALIGKNGAGKSTLARILDGTEPFEGERAPGYRVEHAFFAQHQADMLEPADTVLASLRHAAGDKTDGELRSVLGAFLFTGDDVFKRIRVLSGGEKSRVALARTLLHPSNFLILDEPTNHLDTLSIPVLIEALRQYAGAFVVISHDRHFLDQVVNRVWYARGGRVRTFIGNYSENRERMEFGAAGSGLEEQASNGSGRKAPRKRRSETAGKGSGGPRSKEQKRREAEERNRLHRAMKKGDAVDPEVMTTHQLRAYCERLERDIAEKERAFQEIQDQMAEPDTYKNGALIRTLRTEYDRMKEDLEQAYAEWEVASECMAVREG